Genomic window (Verrucomicrobiia bacterium):
CGCGCGGACCACGCCGGGCCAGCGAACGAGCAGTGGCACGCGGTGGCCTCCCTCGAACGCGTCGGCCTTCATGCCGCGCCACGGGCCGTTGGCGCGGTGTCCGGTCTGCGCCACTTCGTCCGGAAGCCAGTGCGCGCCATTGTCGCTGGTGAAGAGGACGACCGTGTTGGTGGATCGTCCCGTTTCATCGAGCACCCGCAGCAAGCGCCCGACCGTGTCATCCATCTGGGCCACGAAGTCCCCACGGATCCCGGCGCGGCTGCGTCCGCGAAATTCCGGGCGCGGCACCCATGGATCGTGCGGCGAGGCCAGGGCCAGGTAGAGCAGGAAGGAATGGTCGGGAGATTGCTGGAGGAGGAACCCGGTGGCTTGCGCGAGGAAGTTCGATTCCACGCCCTCATGGGTGAAGTCCGAACTCGCGGGTCCCTCGCGCCAGAAGCCGTCGCCTCCATGTCGCTGACTCCGGCTGGCCGGTATGCGTCTGGAGGGAATCCCGGTGACCCGTCCATCGGCGAGGAACACGTACGGTTCCATGTCGAGGGATGCCGGCAGCAGGTAGCTGAAATCGAAGCCCACGGTATGAGCCCCGGCGTCTGCTCGCTGGGAGAAATCCACCAGCGCCGGGTCGGCCATGGGAGCGGGGCCATCCCCAAAGCTCGCCGGTTCCCGCGAAATCCAGCCCAGTCCAAGGTGCCACTTGCCGATGCCGGCCGTCGCATATCCGGCGGTCCGGAGATGTGAGGCGATCGTTGGGCGGTCCGGTTCGATCAACGGCGGCGAGTAGCCCCAAAGCACCCCCTGCTTGAGACGGGTTCGCCAGGAATAGCGTCCGGTGAGCAGCCCGTAGCGGGTCGGTGTGCACACCGCCGATGGCGAGTGCGCGTCGGTGAAGCGCATGCCCTCGGAGGCCAGGCGGTCCAGGTGGGGTGTGGGAATGCGGGAGTCCGGATTGTAACAGCCCAGGTCGCCCCACCCGAGGTCATCCGCAAGGATCACCACCAGGCTGGGCGCCGTCCCGTGGCAGGGGATGAGGAGTCCCACCGCGGCAAGGAGCGCCATCCAAAGAGGCCGTGGACTGTGAGAGCGCATGAACCGGATGCTACCGGGCTGCAACGCCCTGGGCCACCGTCCTCAACGCGTCCCTGCAGCCCGGAAGCCGGTCTCAGATGCGCCGTGACGAATGTCCGGCCTCCCGACCCGGGCCCGAGCTCCCGTCCGCTCGATGGCGGTGGCCTCAATGGACTGCGTACACTTCGCGGCGCAGCGTCTGGACCACCGCGCCGAACTCGTCGGTGCGCAACGCCCTCGGATGGCTCAGGAAATGCAGGGGCACCTCAGGAAGTCCCGGGCCGTAGGCGGGCTGACGGTACGCCTGTGGGTTTATCATGAATCCACAGCTCTGGTACCAGGCCAGACGCCGCGGGGCCAACGGGCTGTCTTCAGCCCGCTCCGCTTCGAGCACGGTCAGCGGGGCTTTTTGCACCACGGTGGCGAGGACGATGCCGCCGATGCCCGATCCGCGCACGGTGGGATGTGTGGCGAGATGCTCGATGAAGGCGAAGGCGTCGAAGCGCCAGACCGTCATGAACCCCGCGAAGTCCCCGCTCCAGAGAATGACCAGCAGGTTGTGACGCGGATTCGACAGTTGCCCACCCAGGCTATCGCGACGCTCCCGGCGGTCGAACGTCCGCTGATACAGTGCCTCGGCCGGGGCGAGCCACGGATCGGTGGAGCTCTTGATGGGGTGCAGCACCGGCGTGTTGGCCGGCGCCGCGCGCGAGGAATGTTCGGCAGACATGGATGGCCAGGGCCCGCACGACGAGAAAGGCGCCAGGAAACGTCCAGCCGGCCCGGCCGCTTGGCACTCTGCCGTCTCCGGTCACGCAGTCCAGTCCTGTTGATCCTTCTTCGGGCGTGGGGCGCGGCGGGGAGGCTGAACCGCGGGGCAGGTTCACAGGATTCCTCACGACCTTGGGTGGCAACCCACGCTGAGGGGGCGGTTTTGCGGCGGCAGGCACCGAACGCCGTGGAGTACGCACGGCCCTCCGCCGCTTTCGCGCCCGCCGAAGCCTGACCGGCGATCCTCCGTCGGACTCTTGATGATACCGATCTGACAAGCCCTTCGTTTTGGTTGCCGCCAGAAGTATGACGCCCTCACCGATTCGAATGTCCTTGAGCGATGGGTGCCGATGGCGGGACTCGAACCCGCACGACCCGAGGGTCAGGGGATTTTAAGTCCCCTGTGTCTGCCATTCCACCACATCGGCCGGGCGGCAGAGGTTCAGCGCGCGAGCCGGCGGGGGCAATCGCGGAGTGGTCGCGGAGTCGCGCCCCCGGCGCAGATTCCTTCGCGGATGCCTGACCGGATTCCCGGACCGCAAGGGGTGTCCGGGCGGATTGGGGACCGGCGCGCGTGGCTTGCCCCCGGGGCATCGTTTGCGCAAGACTGACTCCCTGCTTATGGATGTTTTCCCGGCTCCGGTTCGCACATTTCAGGCGGATTTCCTCCCCGTTGAGGTCTTCAAATCCCCTGAGGAACTCTCAGAAAACGTCGCCCGACGGGTCGGCCGTCTGCTGGCCGAAACCGTCGAGCGTCAGGGATCCGCCGCGGCGATCCTGGCCACCGGCAATTCCCAGATCCGGTTCCTCAAGCGCCTCGGCGAACTGGGGGGCGTGGATTGGTCCCGCGTGACGCTGTTCCACATGGACGAGTATCTCGGGCTGCCGGCCGAGCATCCGGCCGGCTTCCGCCGCTACATGAAGGATCGCGTGGAGTCGCTCGTGCGTCCGCGCGCCTTTCACTACCTGGCCGGCGACGCGGACCTGCCCCAGATCGAGTGCGACCGCTACGCCGCGCTCCTGCGGTCCCAGCCCATTGACCTGTGCTGCCTCGGCATCGGAGAGAACGGCCACCTCGCCTTCAATGACCCACCGGTCGCCCGGTTTGACGACCGCGATTGGGTCAAGCTCGTAAAGCTCGACGACGCCTGCAAGATGCAACAGGTGCGCGAGGGGCATTTTCCGGACCTGGATAGCGTGCCGAAGTACGCGCTCACACTGACCCTGCCGGCGCTGATGAGCGCCCGGACGCTCCTCTGCCTGGCGCCCGAACGACGAAAGGCGGTGGCGGTCCGGAACGCACTGCGGGGGGCCGTTTCCACCGTGTGCCCGGCGTCCTTTCTGCGCCGCCAGGGGCATGCCACGCTCCTCCTGGACACGGATTCCGCGTCCCTGCTGGACGATCGGGCCGCCTGAACATGCGCATTCTCGCCCTGGACCACGGCACTGCGCGCATCGGTGCCGCGCTCAGTGATCCCACGGGGACGATTGCGCGCCCGCTGGAGATGCTGCCCGCGCAGCCCTTCTCCGGATTCCTGGAGCGTCTCAAGGAGCTGATCCGGGAGCACGAGGTGGAACTGCTCCTCGTGGGCATGCCCCGGAACATGGACGGCTCGTACGGCGACTCCGCAGCCCGGGTGCGCGAGTTCGTCGGCGTGCTTCGCGATTCCGTGACCGTGCCCATCCAGACCTGGGACGAGCGGCTTACGACCGTGATTGCCGAACGGTTTCTTGCCGAGGGAGGCGTCCGGGGGACCCGTCGGCGCGCGCGCGTGGACCCCGCCGCCGCCGCCGTCCTCCTGCAAGGCTATCTCGACGGCCTGGCCCCCCAATGAACCCTTCGGGATTTCCGGACCCGTCGCGAGCCCCGGAACTTCAACCCCCCGATCACGTCCGGTTGCGGCTCCTTCTGGCCTACCAGGGGACCCGCTATGCCGGGTGGCAGACGCAGGCCGGCGCGACCACGGTGCAGGAGACCGTCGAACTCGCGCTGGGGCGGATTCTGGGGACCCGCCCGCAGGTGTACAGTTCGAGCCGCACCGACACCGGTGTTCACGCCCTCGGCATGGTGTCCCATTTTGACATCCACCGGGATTCGTTGCGAATGACTCCTGAAAAGCTTGTTCTGGCGGTGAACGCCTGGCTGCCGGAAGACATTCGTGTGCTGGCGGCGGCCCGCGTCCGATCTGACTTTCATGCCCGGTATGACGCCCGATCCAAACAGTACCGGTACTTCGTATGGAACCACCCGGCCCACGAGCCCCTGGAGCGGCATCGCACCTGGCACGTGCCGCGGCCGTTGGATCTCGACCGCATGCGTTCCGCCGCCCGGCGGTTGACCGGGCGCCACGACTTCCTGGCGTTCAGCGCCTCGCCCGGGTACGCCCGGCGCCACACCGTCCGTCACGTGATGCGTTGCGATGTCCGCCGTTCGGGCCCGCTCCTGACCGTGGTCATCGAGGCGGACGGCTTCCTCTACAAAATGTGCCGGGGAATCGCGGGCACGCTGGTGCAGGTCGGCCTCGGGCGTTTCCCGCCGGAATCCGTGGTGCCGATGATGGCCGGACGCGACCGGCGCCTGGCGGGGATGACGGCACCGGCGCACGGACTGGTGTTGTGGAGGGTATCCTACGGACCGTGCCGTGGCCGGTCCGATGCAGGGACGGTCTCCGCGAGCGCGGACCTGGAATAGGCCATACCCGTCCCTGCAATGCACCTCGTCCTGCTTGAGCCGGAGATTCCTCCCAACACGGGCAGCATCGCCCGCCTTTGTGCCGCGACGCACACCACACTGCACCTGATCGAGCCGTTGGGATTTGATCTGGACGACCGGACGTTGCGCCGTGCGGGCATGGATTACTGGCGCCAGGTGACCTGGCACCGGTGGCCTGACTGGCCCCGGTTCGCCGCAAGTTTGCGGTCGCCATCGCGCGTCTGGTTCGTCGAGCAGGGCGCGCCGCGGCGGTATTTCGATGCCCAATTCGCCCCGGGTGATTACCTCGTGTTCGGACGCGAGACGGCCGGGCTTCCCGCGTCGCTGCTTGAAGCGCATCGGGAGTTCTGGCTGGAGATTCCGATGCCGAATCCGGAGGCGCGATCCCTCAACCTCGCGAACTGCGCCGCGATCGTCCTCTATGAGGCACTCCGCCAGGCGGCAAGCGGCGGGATGCCAGGCCGGGGTCCTGGACACTGAAAAGGGGCCCAAACCAACGGGCCCACTGGTGCGTCGGCCAGGTTCCTGGCGGTGCGTTTCTCGACCTCACCACGGCGTCTTGCGCGGGGGCGGCACGGGGGCGGGGCGACGCTTGTGCTCAGGCTTCAGGATTGAGGCGATGACGGAAAGGAGGGCCTGACGTCCCTGACGGGTGAGGGCTGAGCAGGTAAAAGTCTCCGGCAGGGTTTCGCACCATCCGGAAAGCTTCGCCTGGAAGGCGGCGATGTGCTCCTGGACTCTTTTCGGGCTGATGCGATCGGTCTTGGTGAACACGAGGACAAACGGGAGTTCGTGATCCACGAGACCCTCGATGAACTCCAGGTCAATCGCCTGTGGCGGGAGCGAGGAATCCACCAGGGTAAACACCAGTTCGAGGTTGTCCCGCTCCCGGAGGTATTCGGCCACGGACTCATTGAAGCGGTTGCGCTCCGTCCGCTCCACATGCGCCCAGCCGTAACCGGGCAGGTCCACCAGACGCCAGGTGCCGTTGATGGTGAAGAAGTTGATGTGCCGGGTGTGGCCCGGCGTCGCCGACACGTTCGCGAGGTTGCGCTTGCCCACGAGCAGGTTCAGCAGCGACGACTTGCCCACATTGGAACGGCCGGCGAAGGCAAATTCCGGGAGCGAGTCCACGGGACAGGACGCGAGATCCGGTGCGCTCATCAGGAATTTGGCGGTCGTGGTATTCATGCCTGAGGACGCTGCCCGGGCATTTGTGACAGGAATCGCGACGGGAACACGCCTATCTTTCCCAATTCCGCGCCGCCACCCGGGACGGCCCGGCGCCGGGGTCCGATGGAGGATTGGATGAGCGTGCGTTCTGGATCGGCAGTTGGGGGCCTGGCCACGCCCGATCCGAGGTCACCTTGGAAGTCGTTTGGTCCTGCAACCCACCTCGGGCGTCAGACCTCGCGGCGGAGGATTTCGAGCGGGGGCTGATTGGCGATGCCCCGACTGGTCGCCTGGCCCACCAGGATGGTGAGTCCGGTGACTGCGGCCACGGCGATTCCCAGCGGCGCCCAGCTCAATGCGTAATCCGTCTTGAACGCGAACCGTGCGAGCGCCCAACTGGCCGCCACGGACAGTCCCACCGCCAGCAGCGAGGCCAGCAGGCCAAGAGCTGCGTATTCCGCTGTGAGGATGGCACGGATCTGAAGCCGGCTCGCGCCCAGGGTGCGTAACAGGATGCTTTCCTGCACCCGTTGCCAGCGTCCGGACACCACGGCCCCCGCGAGCACGATGAGTCCGGTGGCGACGGTGAAGAGGGCCATGAACCGGACCACGAATCCGACCTGGGTCAGCACGCCGTCGAGCGTCTTCAGCACCAGCGTCAGGTCAATGATGCTGACATTGGGGAACTCGCGGACAATGGCCTGCTGCATCCGGGCGGAATCGGCGGCACTCCCGACGTAGGTGGCCGCCAGATGCATCGCGGGCGCGGCGTTGAGGGCGCCGGTCGGGAAGACCACAAAAAAGTTCGGCCGCACCTGCCGCCAGTCCACCCGGCGCAGGCTGGCCACCTCGGTTTCCAAGGGAACTCCCTGCACGTCCCACGTGAGTGCATCTCCGACGCCCACCTTCAGGTCGCGGGCGATGCCTTCCTCGAGGGAGATCGGGATCGGGGTCTCGCCGTCGCCCGCCGGGACCTCCGCGACCCAGCGCCCGGCGATCAGCGTTTCCGCATCGGTCAGCTGTGAACGCCAGCTCGAGCGGTACTCCCGTCGCAGCACCCAGTCGGGGATCCCGCCGCGGGATTCCCGACCGGGGACCTCCGCGGATGTTTCCGACAGCTCCCCGGTGCGCACACCCTTCACCGCGGCGAGTCGCATGGTGACGATGGGGGCTTCATCCAGGATCGGAAAGCCGAGGTGATTCAGCGTGGTGAGGACCGGCTCCCGCTGGTCGGGTTGGATGTCGAACAGGATGGCGTTGGGGCGCCCCGACCGGTTCTCCGGAAACAACTGGCGGAGCAGGACATCGCGGGTGAGTTGCAGGGTCAGCAGCAGGAAGGCGCCGAGTCCGAGGGCGACCAGAAGCAGGGTGGTGCGATTGTTCGGGCGGTGGAGGTTGGCCAGTCCCTGCCGCCAGGCAAACGGCAGCCTCTGAGGGGTCCAGCGGCGCGCCGCGGTCATCAGGCCGCGTCCGGCGGCAGTCAGCACGAGGAACGACGCCGCGAGTCCGGCGGCGACTCCAAGCCCCTCCTCCCATCGGCGGGTCTGGAAAATGGCAAACGTGGTCACGGCTGCGGCGATCAGGGCGAGGAGAAGGACCTGCGCCGGATCGCGTCCGGCTGAAGGTGCGTAAGCCGCCCGAAGCGCGGCAAGGGGGGAAACCCGGCGCACGGCCAGGAGGGGCAGCAGGGCGAACAACACGCACAGTCCGAAACCGAGGGCTGCTCCGCCGAAGGCTCCGCGCCAGTCAAACACGGCGGCGAATTCAAACGGGACAAATCGCTGGAGGATGCGCGGAAGCTCCGTGGCGACTCCGGCGCCCAGCGCGATGCCCACCGCGGCTCCCAGTGCGCCGAGCAGCAGGCCCTGGGCGAGGTAGACGGCGAAGGTTGCCGGAATCGGCGCCCCGAGACAGCGAAGGATGGCGGCATGGGGCAGCTTCTGCTGCAGATGGGCATGCAGCGCGCTGGCGATGCCGACCGCCCCGAGCAGCAGGGCCACGAGGGCCACCAGATTGAGAAACCGGTACAGGTTCTTCAGGGAGTTGCCGAGATCCTCCTGCCGGCGGGAGACCGTGTCAGTTTCGAGTCGAAATCCTCGCAGTTCCGGCCCCAGCCGCTCCGCGAGGGCATCGGCATCCACGTCGCGGGGCAGGCGGAAGTGAAACCGGTACCGGGCGAGACTGCCGGCCCTGATCAAGCCGGTCGAGGGCAGGTCGGCAGCACGGAGGTACACGCGGGGCGCCAGGGTGGCGAACGCGATGGAGTCTCCGGGGACCCGGCGCAACGCACCGAGAAGCTCGAAGGTGCGGCTGCCCAGTTGCACGGAGTCGCCGGGCTGGAGCCCGAACTGGAACAGCACCCCCTCCTCGATCAAGACCCCGCCACCTTCCCGCAGCCGCGCGGCGGCGTCCGGGGGCTCGGTCTCCAGCACGCCGTAAAATGGAAATTCCCCGTCAATGGCCCGGGCGTTGATCAGGCGCGTTCCATTGCTGACCACCAGCATGGTGGAAAAGCTCGTCTCGTTGGCCCGATCGCCGCCGAGGGTGTTGAGGAAGGCCTCGATTTCGGGAGTCGGCGGCTGGCGTGAGGTGACCACCAAGTCCGCCCCCAGCAGGGACTTGGCCTGGGCCTGGATGGCCGCCTCCAGGTTGCGCCCGAGCGACCCAATGGCCACCAGTGCCGCAATGCCCAGGCTGATGCTGACGGAAAAGAGGGCGAGGCGGCGCCGGGACGCTCTGGAATCGCGCCAGGCCATCCGCCACACCCAGCCTGAAAACAATGCCGTCACCCATCGCATTGGCCGACCGTACCCCCGGGAGCCAGCCGGCGACAGCATGCAGGAAGTCGGCGTCACCGGCGGACCCGCGCTGCGGACCGGGGCTTGCCCGGCAGCCGTCGGCCGATTCATGGTCTCGAAGCCTCCACCGCATGTCCCCGTCGTCATCCAGTTCCCCGGGAGCGTCCACCCGCTTGAGTCCGGGGTGCCCTTGCTCCAGGGCCTTCACACTGATCGAGTTGCTCGTGGTGATCGCCATCATCGCCCTCCTTGCGGGAATGCTGTTGCCGGGCCTTGCGAAGGCAAAGAACAAGGCGCAGGGCACCGCGTGTCTGAACAATCTCAAGCAGATCGGCCTGGGGTTGAGGTTGTATACCGACTCGTTCCAGGATCGCATGCCAACGGCGCTGAGCTTCGGGGCCCGGCCGCGAAACTACGAGTCCGCCGCAAATTCCGTCGCGCAGACCGATCTGTATGGAGGCGTGGCCAGGCTGCTGAACCTGGGCAATCCCCGATCGTTCTGGTGTCCGAGCGACCGCCTCAATATTCCGTCCAAGCCAGTCCGTGACGGCGACTACACGTCGTATCGCTACCGGTTTGTCATCTGGTGGAACACGGTTCAGTACCCGGGGTTGAAGGATTCCGACTTCGTCCGGCCCTCGGGCCAGGTGGTGTATCACGAGGATTACGACTTTCATTACCACCGGTTGAAGGACCGGTATCCGACCCGTCAACCGACGCTGAACGCAGTGTTTGCCGATTTCCACGCCGAGCGATTCCAGGTGCGGTTCCGCCAGAATGTCCCGCCGCGGCGCTACGATCCGAATTGGTTCTCCTTCGGACCGGATGGCCGTCCCAACACGGACGTACCCAACACCGGCGGGGATGTCCGCACGGGATACGACCTGCCCTGACGGTTTGCGGATGTCGCGGCGCCGGCAACGGGATGCACGGCGCGGTTGGTTGGTGGATGGACAAGGTGGTGACCGACGCGCCATACTTGGAAGGCAATCCAGGGGAGCATGAACGCTTTTGGCTTCAGCAGGGTCCGGATCCCGGCGTGGATCGGCGTCGCGATTCTGTCGCTGCCGGCGGCGACCGCGGCGGAGGTTCCGTTCAACCGGGACATCCGGCCATTGATCTCGGAAAACTGTCTGGCGTGCCACGGACCGGATCCTGGGTCGCGCAAGGCGGGATTGCGTCTCGACACGCAGGAGGGGTTGTTTGGGGGCACCAAGTCGGAGGGTCCGGTCGTTGTCCCGGGTCAGCCGGAGGCCAGCGCCTTGTGGCGGCGCATCGTTCACGAGGATCCCGAGGAGCTCATGCCGCCGCCCGGGTCCCACAAGGAATTGACGCCGCCGCAGCGCGCGCTCATCCGGGAATGGATCGCCTCCGGGGCGCCGTGGCAGCCGCATTGGTCCTTCATTCCACCGGTGCGTTCCCCCCTGCCGGTCCTCGCGGAGGGGCCCATCGAGAAGAACCCGGTGGACGCCTTTGTGGTGGCCGCGCTGGCCAGGCGGGGTCTGACCCTGAACCCCGAGGCCGACCGGCGCACGCTGGCCCGTCGCCTCTCACTCGACCTCACGGGCCTGCCACCGGCTCCGGCCGATGTGGAGGCGTTCGTCGCGGACCCGGCGCCCGATTACTACGAGCGGTATGTCCGCCGGCTGATGGATTCCCCCCAATGGGGTGAACATCGGGGGCGCTACTGGCTCGATGCCGCGCGCTATGCCGACACGCACGGGCTGCATTTCGACAACTACCGCGAGATGTGGCCGTACCGGGACTGGGTGATCCGCGCCTTCAACCGAAACCAGCCGTTCGACCAGTTTGTGATTGAGCAACTGGCCGGGGACCTGTTGCCCGAACCGACCCAGGATCAGTGGGTGGCCACCGGGTTTCAGCGGTGCAACGTGACCACCAACGAAGGCGGCACCATCGAGGAGGAGAACCTTGCGATCTACGCCAATGACCGGGTGACGACCACCGGGTGGGTGTTCCTGGGGCTTACGGCGAACTGCGCCGCCTGTCACGATCACAAGTTCGATCCGCTGACGATGCGCGACTTCTACGCGATGGCGGCCTTTTTCCGGAACACCCGCCAGTCGGGATTCGACGGCAATGTGAAGGACGGTGCGAACCCGAGCCTCGTGGTGATTGACGATGAGCGTGACCTCGAACGCTGGCAGGCCCTGCCCGGTGAGATCGAGTCCGCTCAAAAAGCAGTCGAGGACCGGCGGCAGCAGGCGGAGCCGGCGTTTGAGGCCTGGGTTGCCGGCATCCGTGTGGAAGACATCGAGCGCGACCTGGCGATTCGGGATCTCGAATTCCGGGCGCCGCTCGATGACGGCAATCCGGAGGTCCTCTCCGCGGTGCTGGATGGCGGGGCAGTCCACGCGGTGCCCCAAGGCAGAATCACCCTGGCCACCAACGCCTATTTCGGACCCGCACCCCTCTTTGAACGGGGAGTGACCGCGTCGTTCGCGGGCGCAGGAGATTTTGACCACGGACAGCCCTTCTCCTTCGGCGCCTGGGTGTATGTGCCGTCCAACTACAACGACTCGGCGGCGATCTTCGCTCGAATGGAGCCGGAATCCCGGGCGTATCGGGGTTGGGACCTTTGGATTCAGCAGGGGCAGTTCGCCACCCATTTCGTCAGTGCATGGCCTGAAAACGCGCTGAAGATCCGCACGCAGAAGCGCCTGGCCCGCAAGGGTCAATGGCAGCATGTGTTCGTTACTTGCGATGGCTCGGGCAGGCCGGAGGGGGTCCGATTGTTCGTGGACGGTGTCGCCGCCGAGACCGAGGCGGAGAACAAGAATGGGGTGACGGGGAGCCTTCGGGCCTCGGTACCCCTGACCCTGGCCCAGCGCAGCGAAGGCAGCCACTTCGACGGCGTCGGGCTGCAGGATGTGCGGATCTACTCCCGGGCGCTCGATCCCGCAGAAGTCGGTGCGCTGGCGCGGCAGTCGCTGCTCAGAACGCTGGTGGGAACGCCCGTGGAGGAGTGGAAACCCGAGCCCCGCCGGGAAGTGTTCGAGTACTTCCTCGCCACCCGCCACGCCCCCGTCCAGGAGGCCCGGTCCGCGTTGGCGGCATTGGAGAGGGAGAAGGAGGGTATCCGGCTGAGGTATCCGGTGACCCACATCCAGGCCGAGAAGCCGGATTCCCTGCCGATGGCCAACATCCTGTTCCGCGGCCAGTACGACCAGAAGCGGGAGGTCGTCGAGGGCAACGTGCCGGCGGCGTTGAACCCGATGCCGGCGGGGGCGCCGCGCAACCGCCTCGGTCTGGCCCAGTGGCTGGTTGAACCGGAGAACCCCTTGTTGAGCCGGGTGACCGTGAACCGGTTCTGGCAGGAATTGTTTGGCACGGGACTCGTCAGGACCTCGGAGGATTTTGGCATCATGGGCGAGACCCCGGTGAACCAGGACCTGCTTGACTGGCTGGCGGTGGAGTTTCGCGAAAGCGGCTGGGACGTGAAGCATCTGTTCCAGTTGATGGTGACTTCCAGGGCGTATCGGCAGGACGCCCGGACGACGCCGGAAAAGCTCGAAAAGGATCCGGCCAACCGACTGCTGAGCCGTGGTCCGCGCTTTCGGATGGACGCCGAGATGGTGCGCGACTATGCGCTGGCCGCCAGCGGCCTGCTGGTCCCAAAGCTCGGCGGCCCCAGTGTGAAACCCTACCAGCCGCCGGGGGTTTGGGAGGCCGTGGCCATGCCGGAAAGCAACACCCGCCGCTACGAGCAGGATCGCGGTGACGCCCTGTACCGTCGCAGCCTCTACACCTTTTGGAAACGCGCGGCGCCTCCGGCCTCGATGGACATCTTCAATGCGCCCAGTCGTGAGGTCTCCTGCACCCGGCGCGAACGCACCAACACACCGCTCCAGGCCCTGGCCACCCTGAACGATCCCCAGCTCATCGAGGCCGCGCGCCGGCTTGCCGAGCGGGCGTTACAGGAGGGGCACGGCGATACCGGACGGGCGATCGAGGTTCTGGCGGCCCGGTTGCTGGGCCGACCGCTGCGCCCCGGGGAACTCGAGGTCGTCACCACCACGCTGGCCGAGGCGGCAGACTACTATGACCGCGAGCCGGAGGATGCCGTCCGGTTGATCTCCGTCGGGGAATCGAGTCCGGAACCGACGCTGTCCCGTCCCTCATTGGCGGCGATGACCCTCGTGGCCAATCAACTGCTCAACCTCGATGAGACCCTTAACAAGTAGCGGCATCGACGGCGGCAGAGCCGTGGGCGTCGGAGTTTCGGGTGCCGGGAAGGCGCCTCCGGAATTGAAGAGGACGCCGGCCGGGGATTTTCACGGAATGAGCGATGGTCCAAAGCTCCTCATTGACATCCCAGGCGACGACCGATGCCGCCGACTCCAC
Coding sequences:
- a CDS encoding DUF1553 domain-containing protein, with amino-acid sequence MNAFGFSRVRIPAWIGVAILSLPAATAAEVPFNRDIRPLISENCLACHGPDPGSRKAGLRLDTQEGLFGGTKSEGPVVVPGQPEASALWRRIVHEDPEELMPPPGSHKELTPPQRALIREWIASGAPWQPHWSFIPPVRSPLPVLAEGPIEKNPVDAFVVAALARRGLTLNPEADRRTLARRLSLDLTGLPPAPADVEAFVADPAPDYYERYVRRLMDSPQWGEHRGRYWLDAARYADTHGLHFDNYREMWPYRDWVIRAFNRNQPFDQFVIEQLAGDLLPEPTQDQWVATGFQRCNVTTNEGGTIEEENLAIYANDRVTTTGWVFLGLTANCAACHDHKFDPLTMRDFYAMAAFFRNTRQSGFDGNVKDGANPSLVVIDDERDLERWQALPGEIESAQKAVEDRRQQAEPAFEAWVAGIRVEDIERDLAIRDLEFRAPLDDGNPEVLSAVLDGGAVHAVPQGRITLATNAYFGPAPLFERGVTASFAGAGDFDHGQPFSFGAWVYVPSNYNDSAAIFARMEPESRAYRGWDLWIQQGQFATHFVSAWPENALKIRTQKRLARKGQWQHVFVTCDGSGRPEGVRLFVDGVAAETEAENKNGVTGSLRASVPLTLAQRSEGSHFDGVGLQDVRIYSRALDPAEVGALARQSLLRTLVGTPVEEWKPEPRREVFEYFLATRHAPVQEARSALAALEREKEGIRLRYPVTHIQAEKPDSLPMANILFRGQYDQKREVVEGNVPAALNPMPAGAPRNRLGLAQWLVEPENPLLSRVTVNRFWQELFGTGLVRTSEDFGIMGETPVNQDLLDWLAVEFRESGWDVKHLFQLMVTSRAYRQDARTTPEKLEKDPANRLLSRGPRFRMDAEMVRDYALAASGLLVPKLGGPSVKPYQPPGVWEAVAMPESNTRRYEQDRGDALYRRSLYTFWKRAAPPASMDIFNAPSREVSCTRRERTNTPLQALATLNDPQLIEAARRLAERALQEGHGDTGRAIEVLAARLLGRPLRPGELEVVTTTLAEAADYYDREPEDAVRLISVGESSPEPTLSRPSLAAMTLVANQLLNLDETLNK